The DNA window ATTCAGACAAGTCATTTAAGCTAACGGGTTGACCTTTTAAGTAGAGAATTGCTTCAATTGTAGTGGCTAAACGGGGCATAATTGGGATCTGATAACCTAGACCCTTTAGTCTAACTGTCTTCCGGTTAATTCGACAAAGATATCTTCTAAGTTCGAGGGGCGAACCATTAAACCGGTTTTATCAGGTTGCTGTTCTAGATACTCGTTGGCTGCGGCTAAGTCGGGGAAAAACAGGTAATCCCAGCGATCGCCTTTTTGTTTGACGACTAAGCCTTCTCCATGTTTTTGTCGCAATTCTTCTAGGGTTCCCAGTTCAATTAAATGTCCCCCATCCATGATGCCGATGCGATCGCATAAATATTCCACTTCTTCCATATAATGGGTGGTTAGTAACATGGTCATTCCCTGCTCGTTTAAGCCACGAATGATTTCCCACAATCGCCGACGGGTTTGGGGATCTAGGCCGACAGTGGGTTCATCTAGGAATAAAATATCGGGTTCATGAAGCAGCGCTCTGGCAATTTGTAGACGGCGTTTCATGCCCCCAGAGAGGGTTTTTACTCGGTCTTGACGGCGATCGGCTAATTCGACATACTCTAACCATTGATTAATTTTCTCTTGGCGCACTCGATTCGGAATATGATGTAAGCGCCCGTGAAACTCCATATTTTCCCAAACGGTTAAATCAATATCGACGCTGGTTTGTTGCAATACCACGCCAATTTTACGCTTCACCTGTTGTCCTTGTTGCACCACATCATAACCGGCAACCTCAATCTGCCCGTCGGTCGGTCGGGTGAGGGTGGTTAACATACGAATGGTGGTTGATTTTCCTGCTCCATTGGGCCCGAGTAAGCCAAACATTTCTCCAGGTTGAATCGCAAAGGAGAGGCGATCGACTACCGGAGTTTTGTTATAGACTTTACAGACGTTTTGCAGAGATACCGCAGCACCCATAGGATTTAGTGACCGGTTGAGAGATGACTTAACATATCTTAACAGTTTACGGATTGTGGCACAAGGGGCGATCGCCCATTATTTGCTGCTTCTAGTTCTAGCGGGACTTAGATAAAATCGGCGCTGATATCTGGCTCAAAACTATACAGAACAAGGTCTTTACCTCAATCGAGTACCGATCCAGTCAGGGGGAGAGTTTTCCTTCGGGTATAAACAGCC is part of the Roseofilum reptotaenium CS-1145 genome and encodes:
- a CDS encoding ABC transporter ATP-binding protein, producing the protein MGAAVSLQNVCKVYNKTPVVDRLSFAIQPGEMFGLLGPNGAGKSTTIRMLTTLTRPTDGQIEVAGYDVVQQGQQVKRKIGVVLQQTSVDIDLTVWENMEFHGRLHHIPNRVRQEKINQWLEYVELADRRQDRVKTLSGGMKRRLQIARALLHEPDILFLDEPTVGLDPQTRRRLWEIIRGLNEQGMTMLLTTHYMEEVEYLCDRIGIMDGGHLIELGTLEELRQKHGEGLVVKQKGDRWDYLFFPDLAAANEYLEQQPDKTGLMVRPSNLEDIFVELTGRQLD